The DNA window CGCACTTATGAAAATGCTGTTTGTGTACGTGTGGTCGATGCGAGCGATGGCATGACTGCTAGCTTCTCACGCCTGCCGTACGATCTGCTAGAAAACGTAAGCCGCCGCATTATAAACGAGGTAAACGGTATAAACCGCGTAGTTTACGACATTTCAAGCAAGCCACCTGCAACTATTGAGTGGGAATAGAGTAAAAGTATTTCTGTTGTAAAACCGTTGAAAATACAATATCACAACGGCTTACGGAAGCAAAAACTCTTTAGTGATACTATTTTGATACTAAAAGTAAGAAAAAGTAGGTTCCAAAGGGAGTTGTTGAATTTAGATAAATTATTTAGAAAGCCTTCCACCATTTTAGTGGGAGGCTTTTGTGGAAACAGTGGTTGATAAGTTTGAATTTGAAGAGATTACAGTAATAAAAATTCTTTGTATCGGAGCACACTTAAACATATAGCAATGCGGGATATTCATTTATACCTTATCTAAATAAAAATTTAAATGCTATTAATAAAGACTTAAATGGTGATATACTATATGGGATTTATTTTAGTTTGAATATTTTGAAAAAGGCGTCAATATGAGTCACAAAGATATAAGAATAGAATGTGAAGAATTATGGGCAAAAAATAAATATTTTGTACTAAGCAAATCGCATAAAGCATATTTGGGGATAAGAGAGTACTTAAAAGGAACAGAATTGGATGTTTTATGGCTAAATGAAAAAATACATGAAACAAGGGATATGAAGGAGAGTAAAAAAGATTTTAGTAACGCTGTTCTTCACATATGGGGTTATTTCAAAAAAGACGCAAGTACAATTGAAAAACAGGTATTATTTGATATATTAAATGGATATATGGAAGGGAAAAATAATCAAGATGTTGTAATTGAATGCATTAACACTTTACTAAAGAAATACCCTAATGAATATTTAGAAAAATCAACTTTGTTAACAGTAGAACAATATGAGACTATGGCATGAAAAACTTATCCACTTATTGCCCAAAAGTCAGCTTCTTGGGCAACATAGGGAATGTTGTGCTCTGAGGGGCAATGGATGGAAAAAGAAACATAAAACTGTAGACTATGTGTTTACATATTCCCCGTATCATCTTTTTATTTACCATGTATTGGTTATGGAGGAGATGGAAAAAAGGGGATATAATGTTTCTGCGGAATGGAAAGATAAAAATTATAGAGGAAGGACAGCAGAAAAGTACGATAATCTTAAAGAAGAAATTATAAGCAGTCCAATTTACAAAGAGCACGATATTGAATATCTGGCTGATTGCATAGAAAATTTAAGAAACAAAGGTATACATTTAAAAGTATAGAAGTTGTGGAAGAGTAAATTGATATAAAAATAAAAGAAGTTGAAGATAAATTAGAAAAGTAAGCTGTGTCAAGAGAAATATTATATGACCTTTCAGAATGGTTTGGAATACCAGAAAGCACAGAAGAGTATATTCGTGATTCACGGTAAAAGCCTTTTCTCGCTTGCCATATGAATGATGAGTCGGTTGGTTTTGTTGTATTAAATGCAACCGACAAGGATTGTACAGATATTTTTGTAATTGGTATAAAAAATTCCATCAAATGGGTATTGGATTAGTACTTAACGAAGCTTACAAAACTACGGCAAGGAAGCCGGGTTACGCATATTAAAAACAGAAACTAAAAAGATACTGTTATAGAATAAAAGAAACAAATATGATATGGTAATTATTGAGTGAGAGTAGACACAAAAATCCCTTTATGAAATTTTCTGTAAATGGAACTTCCTTATATACATTAGTTTTAATTAGGATATTTTTTCTCTTTTTATTAACATTGGTCAATGAAATTTAGCTCTTAACCTTTTATAATTTTGCAAAAAAGGATATAAAATGAGTAAAATTTACAATCTAAACGCCGACACGAAAGTCGTCGCAAAAAGCGTCGTTAGCAAGAGAATTTTTGATTGCGAGAACGCTCATGTCGATGTATTTGCTTTTGATACGGGTGAGGAACTAGATCATGAGATGCTGTTTTGCGACAGCCTTGCATGGGTTGTAGAGGGCGGTGCTAGCCTATACTATGGCGAAAAGCAGATGCATATAGGCAATGAGCAAGCTTGCCTGATAGAGAAAAAAGTGTGGCGCAAGCTAGTTTTTAAAGAACCAACGAAATATATTTCAATTGATTTTAAGGAGGACTTAATGATAGATCATTTACCTAAGGCAGCTATTTTTAGCTTAGTTGATGCAGTCGAATACGAAAAAGGCAAAATCGTGAGCAAAACGCTCGTAAAGAACGAAAACGGATCAATGTCATTACTTAGTTTTGACACAGACCAAGAGCTCTCAACTCACGCAGCTCCAGGCGATGCACTACTTATCGCACTTGATGGCGAGATGAAACTAACTATTGGTGATGAGCATTTTGATATCAAAAAAGGCGATACCATCGTGCTTCCAGGTAAAATACCACACGGATTAAAGATAAAAGATAAATTTAAAATGCTCTTAATCGTCACTAAAGACAAAATGTAATACTAAGCCCTAATTTTAGGGCTTTTATATTTTATAAATCACGTTAAATTTACCCTTAATAACCCAAAAAGCAAAGTCATAATATAATCTCTTTTAAAATTTAAAGAAAAACTATGAAAAAAGAAAATTCCAAACTATTTTTATTGCTATTTTTAGGTGCTCTCTCTGCCTTTGGACCATTTGTGACAGATCTTTATTTGCCAGCACTTCCGGCTATTACTGAGTGGTTTAAAACAAGCGTTACAGCTACACAATTAACGATCACTACATCGATGGCAGGCTTAGCCATAGGTCAGCTCATAGTTGGTCCAATAAGCGATAAATTTGGCCGAAAATTGCCCCTTACTATCTCACTCATCGTCTATACTATAAGCACTATTTTTATATTTTTTGCACAAAATATCCAGTTTTTTATCTTTATGAGAATTATTCAAGGGCTTGCAAGTGCCGGCAGTTTGGTTATTTCAAGGGCTGTTGTTAGTGATCTTTATAAGGGCCATGAAATGACTAAATTTTTTAGCCTTATGATGGTCGTAAATGGTCTAGCCCCGATACTTTCACCAATTGGCGGTAGTTTGCTGCTTAAATTTACCGACTGGCGTGGCATCTTTATGGCGCTTACTATCATTGGTATTTTGCTTTTTATCGCAAATTTTTATTTCAAAGAGAGCTTGAGTCAGTCAAATCGCTTAAAAATGCCTTTGCTAGTGACTTATAGTGTTTTTGGCAAAATTTTAAGAAAGAAAAAATTTATGCTTTTTGTAAGCATTCAGACATTTGCGATGGGTGCGATGTTTGCTTATATAGCGTCATCTTCGTTTATCTTTCAAGAATTTTATTCTCTAAGTCCAGTAAGTTATAGCTTTTGTTTTGCTTCAAATGGTTTAGGGCTTGTTATAGGAGCAAGGCTTGCTAGTCTTTTAAATGAGCGAAAAGCACTAAAAACTGGGCTTTTTGGCACCTTGTTTGCTAGCATTTTTATTGCTTTCATGCTTTGTTTTAAATTTGAAGTGATCGGCGTTATCATCGCATTTTTCTTATTGCTTCTTTTTACAGGATTTGTCTTGCCAACTGCTTCATCGCTAGCCATGAATGAAGGCAGAGAATACGCAGGCTCAGCCTCAGCGATACTTGGATTTTGTCCATTTTTCTTAGGCGGCGTCGTCTCTCCGCTAGTTGGGCTTGGCGATATATTTTATTCAACTTCTATTGTTATTTTAGCCTGCACATTACTTGCTTTGATGTCTTTTTTAAGGTTAAAAAGAGTTGCGTAAAATTTATCTTATTTCAAATACAAAAACGACTAATGAGAGCGTTATAAATTTAAGTGTTAGCAAGATCGAGTTTTTAAAATTTGAATTAAATTTAAGCGACTATGATGTGCTGGTAGCCACTTCTAAAAATGCTTTTAATGCATTAAAATTTAATGGCATTTCGCCTATAAATTTGCCAGTCTTTGCCATTGCAAATAGTTGTGCGTCGGCCGCAAGAGAGTTTGGATTTAGCGAAATTTATACCGGAAAGAATGCTCACGGAGATGACTTCGCAAGAGAAATTTTGCCACTTTTAAAAGGTAAAAAGGTTATTTATCTAAAAGGTAAAGATAGTGCTTCAAATTTCTTAGAAATTTTACAAAAGGGTGGCGTAAATATAAAGGCGATCGTTGCCTATGAAAATATTTTAAATCCTTGCAAAATGGAGCTAAAACCGCCAAAAAATAGTATCTTGATCTTCGCTTCTCCACTAAATGTCAAAAATTTTCTTAATAATTTTGGTTGGGATGAGAGCTATCAAGCGATAAGCATTGGAAAGGTCACTGCAAAAGAGCTAAAATTTACCGAGCCAATAGTGAGCCAAAGTCAAGATATAAACGCCTGTATCGCGCTTGCCAAAACATTACTTTAAGCAAAGAATTTATATAATTTTATTGCCTGAGTGAAGCGAGTCAGCATTTTACGGGGTCCAACACTTTTTTGTTAGCGAAAAGGTATGGGTGCCTTGTGATGTGGCTTCGTTTGAGTCTGAAAAGGCGAGAAGTTGCAACCGTTTGGTATCCATCTATTTGCAAGATTGGCTTTGTTTATGGGACACTCTTCTATGCGACGCCCACTCGGGTTTTTTAAATTTACGGAGATGAAATGAATATTCTCATAATAGGAAGTGGCGGCCGCGAATACGCCATTGCTCTAAAACTAAAAAACGAAAAAAATATAAATTTATACTTTGCGCCGGGAAATGGTGCAACCTCACGCCTTGGTGAGAATTTGAAGATAAAAGACTTTTATGAGCTTGCAAAATTTGCTAAACAAAATGATATTGCTCTAACTATCGTGGGCCCTGAATCACCGCTTAGTGAAGGTGTAGTGGATATCTTTAAAAAAGAGGGCTTGCTTATATTTGGACCAAGCAAAGCAGCTGCTAGACTTGAAGCTAGCAAGGCTTATATGAAGGACTTTTTAGCTAGAAATAACATAAAAACCGCAAGATATTTAAATACAGATGATAAAGAAAAGGCATTTAAATTTATTGATACCTTAAGCGCGCCGATGGTCGTAAAGGCCGATGGACTTTGCGCTGGCAAGGGCGTAATAATCGCAAATTCTAAAGAGGATGCCAAAGAGGCAGTTAGCGACATGCTAAGCGGAGCCAGCTTTGGTGATGCTGGTAAATTTGTTGT is part of the Campylobacter concisus genome and encodes:
- a CDS encoding YbgA family protein — protein: MSHKDIRIECEELWAKNKYFVLSKSHKAYLGIREYLKGTELDVLWLNEKIHETRDMKESKKDFSNAVLHIWGYFKKDASTIEKQVLFDILNGYMEGKNNQDVVIECINTLLKKYPNEYLEKSTLLTVEQYETMA
- a CDS encoding TIGR02328 family protein, with the protein product MRLWHEKLIHLLPKSQLLGQHRECCALRGNGWKKKHKTVDYVFTYSPYHLFIYHVLVMEEMEKRGYNVSAEWKDKNYRGRTAEKYDNLKEEIISSPIYKEHDIEYLADCIENLRNKGIHLKV
- a CDS encoding cupin domain-containing protein, with amino-acid sequence MSKIYNLNADTKVVAKSVVSKRIFDCENAHVDVFAFDTGEELDHEMLFCDSLAWVVEGGASLYYGEKQMHIGNEQACLIEKKVWRKLVFKEPTKYISIDFKEDLMIDHLPKAAIFSLVDAVEYEKGKIVSKTLVKNENGSMSLLSFDTDQELSTHAAPGDALLIALDGEMKLTIGDEHFDIKKGDTIVLPGKIPHGLKIKDKFKMLLIVTKDKM
- a CDS encoding multidrug effflux MFS transporter, with amino-acid sequence MKKENSKLFLLLFLGALSAFGPFVTDLYLPALPAITEWFKTSVTATQLTITTSMAGLAIGQLIVGPISDKFGRKLPLTISLIVYTISTIFIFFAQNIQFFIFMRIIQGLASAGSLVISRAVVSDLYKGHEMTKFFSLMMVVNGLAPILSPIGGSLLLKFTDWRGIFMALTIIGILLFIANFYFKESLSQSNRLKMPLLVTYSVFGKILRKKKFMLFVSIQTFAMGAMFAYIASSSFIFQEFYSLSPVSYSFCFASNGLGLVIGARLASLLNERKALKTGLFGTLFASIFIAFMLCFKFEVIGVIIAFFLLLLFTGFVLPTASSLAMNEGREYAGSASAILGFCPFFLGGVVSPLVGLGDIFYSTSIVILACTLLALMSFLRLKRVA
- a CDS encoding uroporphyrinogen-III synthase gives rise to the protein MRKIYLISNTKTTNESVINLSVSKIEFLKFELNLSDYDVLVATSKNAFNALKFNGISPINLPVFAIANSCASAAREFGFSEIYTGKNAHGDDFAREILPLLKGKKVIYLKGKDSASNFLEILQKGGVNIKAIVAYENILNPCKMELKPPKNSILIFASPLNVKNFLNNFGWDESYQAISIGKVTAKELKFTEPIVSQSQDINACIALAKTLL